From a region of the Apibacter sp. B3706 genome:
- a CDS encoding anaerobic C4-dicarboxylate transporter family protein has product MILLEFMVVMAAIFIGARKGGLGLGIFGGLGLAVLVFVFKLKPQNPPIDVMLMIVAVITAASTLQASGGIDYMVNIAEKLLRAYPPAITIVAPIVSYIFTMIAGTGHIAYALLPIISEVATDAKVRPERPLSISVIASQQAITASPISAATAALLSVIMVKNPELRLTDILMISVPSTLIGVIVAAIVQMFIGVDLEKDPEYQKRINEGLLEIKEKSSKNKVSFGAKLSVIIFLVSVVGIVVFGSIDGMKPTFNGVPMAMPHIIEILMLAAAGCILLFTKTNVEKIATGSIFSAGMQAVIAIFGIAWMGDTFFGGNLDFFKGLLTTMVTEYPWTFAIALFIMSIMLFSQAATVRALMPLGVSLGIPIPSLIAMFPAVNGYFFIPNYPTIIAAINFDRTGTTRIGKYVVNHSFQLPGFIATIVAVSVGFGLAYLLF; this is encoded by the coding sequence ATGATTTTGCTGGAATTTATGGTTGTAATGGCAGCCATATTTATCGGGGCGAGAAAAGGAGGTTTAGGATTAGGTATTTTCGGAGGTCTGGGATTGGCTGTTTTAGTTTTTGTTTTTAAGCTGAAGCCGCAAAATCCACCCATAGATGTCATGTTAATGATAGTTGCCGTAATTACGGCAGCAAGTACATTACAAGCATCCGGGGGTATAGACTATATGGTAAATATCGCTGAAAAGCTTTTAAGAGCTTATCCTCCTGCCATTACCATAGTAGCCCCTATTGTTTCTTATATTTTTACGATGATTGCAGGTACCGGACACATAGCCTATGCACTGTTGCCTATAATATCAGAAGTAGCCACCGATGCAAAGGTGAGGCCTGAAAGACCGTTAAGCATTTCGGTCATCGCGTCACAACAAGCCATAACCGCAAGTCCCATTTCAGCAGCTACGGCAGCTTTACTTAGCGTAATTATGGTAAAAAACCCGGAATTAAGACTTACGGATATTTTAATGATATCAGTCCCATCCACTCTAATTGGAGTCATAGTTGCTGCAATTGTACAAATGTTTATAGGAGTAGATTTAGAAAAAGATCCTGAATATCAAAAAAGAATAAACGAAGGCTTATTAGAAATAAAAGAAAAAAGCAGCAAAAATAAAGTAAGTTTTGGAGCAAAACTATCTGTGATCATCTTTTTGGTTAGTGTTGTAGGGATAGTGGTATTTGGCTCCATAGACGGAATGAAGCCCACTTTTAATGGAGTACCAATGGCTATGCCTCATATCATAGAAATACTTATGTTGGCAGCAGCAGGATGTATCTTACTATTCACTAAAACCAATGTAGAAAAAATAGCAACCGGTTCCATTTTCTCTGCAGGAATGCAAGCAGTAATAGCTATTTTTGGTATAGCCTGGATGGGTGATACTTTTTTTGGTGGAAATTTAGATTTCTTCAAAGGATTGTTAACCACTATGGTTACAGAATATCCGTGGACCTTTGCAATAGCCTTATTTATTATGTCCATCATGCTGTTTAGTCAAGCAGCAACCGTACGAGCACTTATGCCGTTAGGGGTTTCCCTGGGCATACCTATCCCTAGTTTGATAGCTATGTTTCCGGCAGTAAATGGATATTTCTTTATTCCAAATTATCCAACCATAATAGCTGCAATAAACTTTGATCGTACCGGTACTACTCGTATAGGAAAATACGTAGTCAATCACTCTTTCCAATTACCGGGATTTATCGCAACCATTGTAGCTGTAAGTGTAGGTTTTGGTTTAGCTTATTTACTATTTTAA
- a CDS encoding Crp/Fnr family transcriptional regulator, producing the protein MEKLITTIPFYAILTEEEKMFLSQNCSIVDFDSREALFKQGSFAVNIYFVLEGYCKMTYQSGNKRKIVYIARKGEIIGKDYILLEHYPYSTHSLTASKLMVFPKNLFQKICELNKSFYLKISNKLEFKLRETMEWLINLSFKNVEGAMAMFILKFCNKNFKDISLTRAEIAEIIGYSRESIIHTLTKFEQEKLIKTKGKDIIIKDIEKLEEIIKYG; encoded by the coding sequence ATGGAGAAGCTGATTACTACCATCCCTTTTTATGCTATATTAACTGAGGAGGAGAAAATGTTTCTCTCTCAAAATTGTAGTATTGTTGACTTTGATTCCAGAGAAGCTCTTTTTAAACAGGGTAGTTTTGCGGTTAATATATATTTTGTTTTGGAAGGGTATTGTAAAATGACGTACCAATCCGGCAATAAAAGAAAAATTGTTTATATAGCTCGAAAGGGTGAAATTATAGGTAAGGATTATATATTATTGGAACATTATCCTTACAGTACTCACTCGCTTACCGCTTCTAAATTAATGGTTTTTCCTAAAAACTTGTTTCAAAAAATATGTGAATTAAATAAATCATTTTATCTTAAAATCAGCAATAAATTAGAATTTAAACTACGGGAAACCATGGAATGGTTGATTAATCTTAGTTTTAAAAATGTAGAAGGAGCTATGGCAATGTTTATTTTAAAATTTTGTAATAAAAATTTTAAGGACATAAGTTTAACTCGAGCTGAAATTGCTGAAATTATAGGATATTCCAGAGAAAGCATTATTCATACCCTTACAAAATTTGAACAAGAAAAACTGATCAAAACGAAGGGCAAAGACATTATTATAAAAGATATCGAAAAACTGGAAGAAATAATAAAATACGGATAA
- a CDS encoding DEAD/DEAH box helicase, whose amino-acid sequence MNLFKEYGLSEDLLKAITELGYTQPTEIQKQTIPYLLSKEEDLIALAQTGTGKTAAFSLPILEMIDPYQKHVQALILCPTRELCLQISKDIASYSKYLSKIRSLAVYGGSNISEQIRGLKNNPQIVIGTPGRVNDMLKRGVLKINQIQWLILDEADEMLSMGFKAELETILKETPKDRQTLLFSATMSKQVEAIAKNYMKGAQKISAGGINEVKKNITHKFVMVRDRQKNNGLRRVLDANPNIYSIIFCRTRVETQHVADFLMHQGYAADALHGDLSQSQRDMVMKKFRLKNLRILVATDVAARGLDVNDLTHVIHYSLPDDPEVFIHRSGRTGRAGKDGESIAIIRPSEMVKFNRIKKETSIKVEEMKIPTKEDILKAKELYLSDKLLNSDFDSEEFELSTIPDLSNISKEELYKRVMFLELKSTWEFYKNEKDIAPIDKNERAAERGKKSSTSRNRKDRKDSKDGNKRNRKSKKGNFTRFFFNLGKRDNLNKVTVIDLINKNTKGARADIGEIDIRDKFTFFEVDANYTDQLLKKINQLSFNGKNMSLEIAQ is encoded by the coding sequence ATGAATTTATTCAAAGAGTATGGCCTATCAGAAGATTTGTTAAAGGCCATAACAGAGTTGGGTTACACTCAACCCACTGAAATCCAAAAGCAAACCATTCCCTATTTATTATCCAAGGAAGAAGACTTAATAGCTTTAGCACAAACCGGTACCGGTAAAACTGCTGCATTTTCATTACCTATATTGGAAATGATAGATCCCTATCAAAAACATGTTCAAGCCTTAATTCTTTGTCCAACTCGTGAACTGTGTTTACAAATTTCTAAAGATATTGCCAGTTATTCAAAATATTTATCCAAAATACGCTCATTGGCAGTATATGGCGGATCCAATATTTCTGAGCAAATCAGAGGTTTGAAAAATAATCCTCAAATTGTAATAGGTACACCGGGAAGGGTTAATGATATGCTTAAAAGGGGGGTTCTAAAAATTAATCAAATTCAATGGTTGATTTTAGACGAAGCAGATGAGATGTTATCTATGGGCTTTAAAGCCGAATTGGAAACAATTCTTAAAGAAACGCCTAAAGACAGACAAACTTTATTATTTTCAGCAACAATGTCTAAACAAGTAGAGGCTATTGCTAAAAATTATATGAAGGGTGCACAAAAAATATCAGCAGGAGGAATTAATGAAGTAAAGAAAAATATTACTCATAAATTCGTAATGGTGCGTGACCGTCAAAAAAATAACGGTTTACGAAGAGTATTGGATGCAAATCCCAATATATATTCAATTATTTTCTGCAGAACGAGAGTGGAAACTCAACATGTTGCAGATTTCTTAATGCACCAAGGATATGCAGCTGATGCTTTGCATGGAGATTTATCACAATCTCAACGAGATATGGTAATGAAAAAATTCCGATTAAAAAATTTACGAATCCTTGTTGCTACGGATGTTGCAGCCAGAGGATTGGATGTAAATGACCTTACTCATGTGATTCATTATTCATTACCTGATGATCCGGAAGTTTTCATTCATAGAAGCGGTAGAACCGGTAGAGCAGGAAAAGACGGAGAATCTATAGCTATTATCCGTCCTAGCGAAATGGTTAAATTTAATCGTATTAAAAAGGAAACTTCTATTAAGGTAGAAGAAATGAAAATTCCTACTAAAGAGGATATTTTAAAAGCGAAAGAACTTTATTTATCGGATAAGCTGCTTAATTCCGATTTTGATTCCGAAGAATTTGAACTTTCCACTATTCCTGATCTATCCAACATTTCTAAAGAAGAACTTTATAAAAGGGTAATGTTCCTTGAATTAAAATCAACTTGGGAATTCTATAAAAACGAGAAAGATATTGCTCCTATTGATAAGAACGAAAGAGCAGCCGAAAGAGGTAAAAAATCTTCCACAAGCCGAAACAGAAAGGATAGAAAAGACTCAAAAGACGGAAATAAAAGAAACAGAAAAAGTAAAAAAGGGAATTTCACTCGTTTTTTCTTTAATTTAGGCAAAAGAGATAATCTTAACAAAGTAACGGTTATTGACTTAATTAATAAAAACACGAAAGGTGCGAGAGCGGATATTGGCGAAATTGATATTAGAGATAAATTTACCTTTTTCGAAGTTGACGCCAATTATACTGATCAATTATTAAAGAAAATTAATCAGTTAAGTTTTAATGGTAAAAATATGTCATTGGAAATAGCTCAGTAG
- a CDS encoding heavy-metal-associated domain-containing protein: MMKLIKKIFVILLIFISFTEINAQINNQKVEKIKVYGNCNMCKETIEKAGYEANISAVLWDPGTKIATITYDDTQTSLNAILKKIAKSGYSNEKYKAKDSDYKKLPICCQY; encoded by the coding sequence ATGATGAAACTTATAAAAAAAATTTTTGTCATCCTATTGATATTCATTTCATTTACTGAAATAAATGCACAAATAAATAATCAAAAAGTTGAAAAAATAAAAGTTTACGGTAATTGCAATATGTGCAAGGAAACTATTGAAAAAGCCGGTTATGAAGCAAATATTTCTGCTGTACTATGGGATCCGGGCACTAAAATTGCAACTATAACTTATGATGATACGCAAACATCTTTGAATGCTATTTTGAAGAAAATAGCAAAATCGGGGTATAGCAATGAAAAATATAAGGCTAAAGATTCCGATTATAAAAAATTACCGATATGTTGTCAATATTAA